One stretch of Oryzias latipes chromosome 7, ASM223467v1 DNA includes these proteins:
- the dnajc11 gene encoding dnaJ homolog subfamily C member 11, whose protein sequence is MAAALDEEDISNEDYYSLLNVRREATQEELKAAYRRLCMLYHPDKHRDPELKRQADRLFNSVHEAYEVLSDPQTRAIYDIYGKRGLDVEGWEVVERRRSPAEIREEYERLQREREERRLQQRTNPKGMISVGIDATDLFDRYEEDFEDMVGGGLPYVEINKMHISQSIEAPLTTRDTATLSGSLSTHNGNGGGTINLALRRVTSTRGWGEVELGAGDAHGPLFGLKLFRNLTPRCFVTAQCGLQFSSQGVRPGVTTVLARHLDKNTMGYLQWRWGIQSSMNTSIVRDTKSSHFTLACQLGIPHTFMMMSYQYKFQDEDQTKIKGSVKSGFFGTVVEYGAERKISRHSVLGATVSVGVPQGVTLKIKLNRASQTYFFPIHLTDQLLPSAVFYATVGPLVFYLAMQQLIIRPYVRAQKEQELEKQRESSASNIARKKQEAEAAVLLMQESVRRIIEAEESRMGLIILNAWYGKFVTDNSRKHERAKVIDVTVPLQCLVKDSKLILTEASKSGLPGFYDPCVGEEKSLKVLYQFRGVMHQVLSGDTEPLRIPKQSHRIDADT, encoded by the exons ATGGCGGCTGCCTTAGATGAGGAAGATATCTCAAATGAAGATTATTATTCCCTTCTAAATGTCAGAAGAGAG GCCACACAGGAGGAGCTGAAGGCGGCATACAGGCGTCTGTGCATGCTGTACCACCCCGACAAACACAGGGATCCCGAGCTAAAGCGCCAAGCAGATCGGCTTTTCAACAGTGTACATGAAGCTTATGAAG tgCTTAGTGACCCACAGACACGAGCGATCTATGATATCTATGGCAAGAGAGGACTTGATGTTGAAGGATGGGAG GTGGTGGAGAGGAGAAGAAGCCCAGCAGAAATCCGAGAGGAGTATGAGCGGCTCCAGAGGGAGCGAGAGGAGAGAAGGCTTCAGCAAAGGACCAACCCAAAA GGAATGATAAGCGTTGGCATTGATGCCACAGACCTTTTCGACAGATATGAGGAGGACTTTGAGGATATGGTTGGAGGTGGACTTCCATATGTAGAAATCAACAAGATGCACATATCCCAGTCAATAGAA GCTCCTCTAACAACCAGAGACACAGCCACTCTGTCTGGATCCTTGTCCACCCACAATGGAAATGGAGGTGGAACCATCAACTTGGCCCTCAGAAGAGTCACCTCTACGAGAGGGTGGGGCGAG GTGGAGTTAGGAGCTGGGGACGCTCACGGACCTCTCTTCGGATTGAAACTATTTCGCAATTTGACGCCACGCTG ttttGTGACTGCTCAATGTGGACTTCAGTTTTCATCACAAGGCGTGCGTCCTGGGGTGACCACGGTGCTTGCCCGTCACCTCGACAAGAACACTATGGGTTATCTTCAGTGGCGCTGGGGGATCCAGTCGTCCATGAATACCAGCATAGTGAGGGACACTAAGAGCAGCCATTTCACTCTGGCGTGTCAG CTTGGCATTCCACACACATTTATGATGATGAGCTACCAGTACAAGTTCCAGGATGAAGACCAGACAAAGATCAAGGGCTCAGTAAA GTCAGGTTTCTTCGGGACTGTAGTGGAGTATGGAGCTGAGAGGAAGATCAGTCGACACAGCGTGCTCGGGGCGACTGTCAGCGTCGGAGTGCCTCAAGGTGTCACTTTAAAAATCAA ACTGAACAGAGCCAGTCAGACCTATTTCTTCCCCATCCACCTAACGGACCAGCTCCTGCCTAGTGCGGTATTTTACGCCACGGTTGGACCTTTGGTTTTCTACCTCGCCATGCAGCAGCTTATTATTCGACCCTATGTGCGGGCCCAGAAGGAACA AGAGTTGGAGAAGCAGAGGGAGAGCTCAGCCTCTAATATAGCCAGGAAGAAACAGGAGGCAGAGGCTGCG GTTTTGCTCATGCAGGAGTCTGTGCGCAGGATCATTGAAGCTGAAGAGTCCAGAATGG GCCTCATCATTCTCAACGCATGGTACGGCAAATTTGTCACGGACAACAGCCGAAAACACGAGAGGGCAAAGGTCATTGATGTGACTGTGCCACTGCAGTGTCTGGTGAAAGACTCCAAACTCATCCTCACTGAGGCCTCAAAG TCGGGACTCCCTGGCTTCTATGACCCCTGCGTCGGGGAGGAGAAGAGCCTCAAGGTGCTGTATCAGTTCCGTGGAGTCATGCATCAAGTCTTGTCAGGAGACACAGAACCACTCAGGATACCAAAGCAAT CTCACAGGATCGATGCAGACACATAG